The stretch of DNA CCTCTCTTAGTCCTGTTTTGTCCTGCGTGCTCCCTCTCTTAGTCCTGTCCTGCGTGCTCCCTCTCTTAGTCCTGTCCTGCGTGCTCCCTCTCTTAGTCCTGTCCTGCGTGCTCCCTCTCTTAGTCCTGTGCTGTCCTGCGTGCTCCCTCTCTTTGTCCTGTCCTGCGTGCTCCCTCTCTTTGTCCTGTCCTGCGTGCTCCCTCTCTTAGTCCTGTCCTGCGTGCTCCCTCTCTTAGTCCTGTCCTGCGTGCTCCCTCTCTTAGTCCTGTCCTGCGTGCTCCCTCTCTTAGTCCTGTCCTGCGTGCTCCCTCTCTTAGTCCTGTCCTGCGTGCTCCCTCTCTTAGTCCTGTCCTGCGTGCTCCCTCTCTTAGTCCTGTCCTGCGTGCTCCCTCTCTTAGTCCTGTCCTGCGTGCTCCCTCTCTTTGTCCTGTCCTGCGTGCTCCCTCTCTTTGTCCTGTCCTGCGTGCTCCCTCTCTTAGTCCTGTCCTGCGTGCTCCCTCTCTTAGTCCTGTCCTGCGTGCTCCCTCTCTTAGTCCTGTCCTGCGTGCTCCCTCTCTTAGTCCTGTCCTGCGTGCTCCCTCTCTTAGTCCTGTCCTGCGTGCTCCCTCTCTTAGTCCTGTCCTGCGTGCTCCCTCTCTTAGTCCTGTCCTGCGTGCTCCCTCTCTTAGTCCTGTCCTGCGTGCTCCCTCTCTTAGTGCTCCCTCTCTTAGTCCTGTGCTGTCCTGCGTGCTCCCTCTCTTAGTCCTGTGCTGTCCTGCGTGCTCCCTCTCTTAGTCCTGTGCTGTCCTGCGTGCTCCCTCTCTTTGTCCTGTCCTGCGTGCTCCCTCTCTTTGTCCTGTCCTGCGTGCTCCCTCTCTTTGTCCTGTCCTGCGTGCTCCCTCTCTTAGTCCTGTCCTGCGTGCTCCCTCTCTTTGTCCTGTCCTGCGTGCTCCCTCTCTTTGTCCTGTCCTGCGTGCTCCCTCTCTTTGTCCTGTCCTGCGTGCTCCCTCTCTTAGTCCTGTCCTGCGTGCTCCCTCTCTTCCTCTTGGGTGGTCCTGTGTATGTTTGCACACGGTCTGTCCCTCCTGAGTTGTCAGCAGATGTCAGTGGGTTGCTTTAAGTGCCCTCTAGTGCTGCCCTCTCTTAGCTCTTCCTGTCATTGATTCACAGACCCCCTCCCCCTTTGCCCTCTCTTCCTGGCAGTCAGTcgcccttccccctcccccctttctcAGCTCTTCCTGGCAGTCAGtcacccttccccctccccctttgcCCTCTCTCAGCTCTTCCTGGCAGTCAGTcgcccttccccctccccctttgcCCTCTCTCAGCTCTTCCTGGCAGTCAGTcgcccttcccctcccccctttgCCCTCTCTCAGCTCTTCCTGGCAGTCAgtcacccctccccccctttgCCCTCTCTCGGCTCTTCCTGGCAGTCAgtcacccctccccccctttgCCCTCTCTCGGCTCTTCCTGGCAGTCAgtcacccctccccccctttgCTCTCTCTCGGCTCTTCCTGGCAGTAAgtcacccctccccccctttgCCCTCTCTCGGCTCTTCCTGGCAGTCAGTCACCCCTCCCCCCTTTGCCCTCTCTCAGCTCTTCCTGGCAGTCAGTCACCCTTCACCCTCCCCCTTTGCCCTCTCTCAGCTCTTCCTGGCAGTCAGTCACCCCTCCCCCTTTGCCCTCTCTCAGCTCTTCCTGGCAGTCAGTCGCCCCTCCCCCTCCAGTCATCTCTGTATGCAGCTCCATTGGGATTGAGTGTGAGATGTTCTGGTGCAACTGCAAGAAAATCCGGGTCAGTCGGCACATCCCGGCGCGCGCTGCCGTGGCTGGAAACATTGCATTGTTCTGACGTCAGACAGTGCGGAGCCCTCCCTTTATGTTGGGGATTGTAGTACAGTGATGAGGAAGTAGTCACTGCAGCCTGGGAGGTAACAAGGCCTGGGCGATGGCGCAGTTCTGTCCCGGAGACCTCATGGGTCGGTAAGGCCGCGGCCGTGACCTCTGTGCGCCCCCCCATGTGACAGAAATGACCGGTTGCATTGTCTTGAATTTTAATTCCAAATTATTGGAATTTGTATCGatttaatcatttttttgttttgaaaaaactttcaaaaactttctgcttgctgtcagtgaatgggatcaTTGATGGAGAATCTGAAAACGCCATGCAGACCTGCTACGTCTCACAGCTGAGGGGTTGTTCCAGTGTTCCAGTCTAGGCAATCCTCTGTGAGCCAGGTAGCGCGCGGCTCTCGCCTGTCCTgattagtttgttacaatgtatcagtgcaggctgAGAAGCTCACAGAAGATTGCctcgactggatacaactgtaacaaaccctcagctgtgagaagtagcaGGTCAGAATCGGCAACTTTTGTATGGAAACCAGGAAATTCTGTTCAGGAAGCGGAGATCTTGATCATGATGAGGAACTCTTCACTACACATTGATGACTGGCAGTGAGTGGCGCCTCCTATCAGGCTCCGCTTCTCAGATGTGATGATTTTCGGCCGTTGGCACCTGCAGCGCTTACGTTCAGACCGTCCAGTGATGTCGTTTCCTGGCCCACTTCCCCTTTAAGCAGCAGTTTCGCTCTTGCGTGCTGACGTGGCCGGGCCTGCAGGTGGCGCTGTTCCATTGAGGTCTATGGAGAATCTCCGGCGTCTTGTAATGTGTCATGGATTTCCTTCCAGAACGAATACATGAAAGACGACTTCTTCATCAAGATCGAGACCTGGCATAAACCGGACTTCGGAACTCTGGAAAATGTGAGTCTGACCGCACCGCGCTATGTGTGCCGGTGTAAAACGCGCTGGTGCCCCATGTCCGTAATTCACACGCTTCCGTCCCGCAGGTCCATGGACTGGATGCGGAGACCTGGAAGGAGGTGGAGGTCGTGCCCATCGACATTGCAGACCGCTCCGAGATTTCCGAAGACGTGAGTACGATGGCGAGCGCCAGTGTGTACGCCTGACATGGGACTGCGCGTTTACCCGGCTCTGCTTGATTCTCCACAGGACTACAAACCTGAAGAAGATCCTGCAGCTTTCAGGTCGGAGAAGACGGGGAGAGGCCCCTTAAATAAGGACTGGATGGTATGATCCTTAAAGGGGCAGTGCATGTCCTACAATCTGCTGTGACCACTACCCCTCCTGTCCCGATCATGGGGACCCTTCTACTAGTCCTTACCCCATGAATTCATCTTCCTACAACTTGGCCTACAGCAGTGCTCATCCTGATTCATTAATAGAATGCCAGAACTGCGGTTAAGACTGACACTCGCCGCTGAGGGTTTGTAGAAAGCTGACCGACTTCATGTTTGTTTGTAGAAAGAAGTGCAGAACAACCCCTCGTGCCCTCACATGTGTGCCTACAAGCTGGTGACGGTCAAGTTCCGGTGGTGGGGTCTTCAGGGCAGAATGGAGAAATTTatccacaaggtaagagcccctCCATAAGGATGACGTTATCACGCGCCCACCGCTATAGCATTCCCTACACCTCCCACCATGAGCCAGCAGGAGGCACAAGCTGGGGACCGCATggctgcagctttggatgtgacaggagtataaagctttttttttatttttattttttttcctttttatgtcCCAGCAAGAAAAACGCCTCTTCACAAACTTTCACCGTCAGCTCTTCTGCTCGCTAGACCGGTGGGTGGACCTGAGCATGGACGACATCCGCCGCATGGAAGACGAGACACAGAGAGAACTTGACGAGGTGAGGCGCGAGGCTTTCCTGTggtttattggggggggggggggttagaacaTGTGCGATTTCTGGGACTGACGCATCGTCCTCCCTCTCACCAGATGAGGCAGAAAGGAACAGTCAGAGGGATGACTGCCAAAGATGAATAAAGCCTGGGGCCTTCATGGACTAAACAGGTAAAAAAGGGTTAAATCTGCTACGCAGTGCAGTACCGGCAGTGACCACAGGGTGGCATCCCTGAACACCAAAGAGCTGGAAAGAACAATGTCTCCATCTACAGGCAGAACTGGTAACTGCGCCTCTGCTCTCTTCTAGATCCCTCATGTGCGGAGTCTGGATCATCTTCCTCTCATTGGCTGATCTgcgctggggggggaggggcgcgtGGCTGAGAGTGGCGATGAATGGCGAGGAGGAGCTGCTGACCCCTCCCCGGCGGATTCCTCCCCGCCCGCTCCTTTGACGTCTCGACTCTTTGGCCTTTCTCATTTtaatatttctcttttttttttttcctgcctgccccctgctggctgTCCATGGCATTACCAGGCTGTGTTAACCTCTTCGCTGCCGCTGGTCTACACTGCCCTCCAGCTTTATGTTAGTAGCGTGGTATGACAGCACGGTTAACCCCTTGCTGGAAACGGACATTGAGGGCAGAGAATTCCCAGCCTCCAGCGCCACTTGCGTGCATTGAACGGTTTTCAGAAATCATCGTAAGAACAGGACAGAGATTTATTATATGGCGCCCGGTGCAGCTACATCccctattgtgcagcagtggagtGGTTAATGCGCTCTAGTCCAGCAGGGCAGGGGTTAACGGGATGCCCTTTTATCCTCAAGTgtcattttgtatatttttatttttttcttatggaCTGTTCCATGTTAGGGAATGGGGGTGTGCGTGCGTGGATCAGTCTATTCCGGTGCTGTCCAATAGTAGAGAGGCCGGTGGGTGGAGCTTCAGGTGCCACTTACTTTTCGTAGGGTCCAGAAGTGACGAGACGCGGGACCAGAAGGGATGTTCACAGGGGCAGTGGGCGGGGCtttagtaactttttttttttttttttttttttaaaggtatcATGTCACCTCAtttatggaaataaaaaaaattaaaattccagATGGCGTCTGTGATTGGTGGTGCATTTGGGTCAGGCCTCGGTTGTGGTTGGAGGGGTTACCTTGTGGAGGTGTATGGGGCGAGAGAGTGGACGGCGGTGCCTCTGATTATACGTGACCATCCGGTGGATCGGCAGAGCGACCGCAGCAAGAGACAGAGCCAGGAACGTGCCGTGAATCTGCAGGAAGAGGGGAAAATGGACGTAGAATGAATTTGCTTCggagctgaaatctcccagcgtcccctgcttgttcagtgtctgcacagtgACTTGCTTTCCAGACATGCCAGCTCGTCACCAGGCGCTGTACaagacgttaaaggggttgtctgctctccagacattgatggcataacgctaagatataccatcaatgtctggtaggagcgggtcccagagacgggacccccacctatctgcaAAACGGGGCCCCTGAAGTGTAGAGCGACGGCGCAAGCGCtgtcaccctccattcactgctatgggagctctgaaaatagccgagcggtgAATGGAGGCTGGCCACATGTGCGCGGCACGTtattcacttcaggggccccgtTCTGCAGacaggagcgggtcccagagaagagaaaccccccccccccccaccgatcagacatgatatgagacaacccctttaagtaaaatatattttcctaTTAGGTGAATATCAcgtcagcagaattgtgaatatagctctggagtataatccaGGCAGTAGGATATTGCTCGGAGCCGGACATGTGCATTTTGTTCTCCAGTCCCCTCCAGAGCTGCTTTtctgcagtgcattgtgggagctcaGGAGAAGGGTCGGAACTTGTTGGACCACGTGATACATTCCAAGGAGGAGtcggcagaattgtgaatgcagctctggaggggACTGGGTTTCAGCAAAACtatgcatttattttttatattttttgtaaccttaTGGCACTTGAATGCTTGAAACAAGACAGGCACGCCCTCACCCAGAAGGGGTCCCCACGCAGGGGCCCCATGAGCAGCAGGAAGATCGGATATTGGACAAGGGACAGGATTGAAGAGATGAACGTGTTAATTCCCAGCAGAGCTCCAAAATGCTGTCCGGGGAACCTGAGGGACAGAGTGGACATGGTAACGCCCGATTCCTTCTATCATGGCTGACGCGTCATCCGATCCTGTGCGTTATACTCACACGCTGAGATAGAGAGTGGAGCTGACGAGGAACATGGACGCTCTGATGGCCACATGGAGGATGAAGCTGACAAccttgacggggggggggggacaaagaGAAAAGCGACAAGTCAGGTTCAGGGAAGGGAATTTTCCTGGAGCTTCACTCCACCTCAGGTAGTGATATGTGTAGTACCAGTCACAGCCTGCAGGGGGCAAGGCAGCGCCATCTGCTGGCCCTGAGGTGGTACAGCACCCAACCTGAAAGTCAAGTTAAACTTCGTGTTACCAGGATCACTTACCTGGAGTTGCAGAGAAGGTATAAGACAGCTTATGCCAAAGCCAATGACGAGAAGACTCCTGAGGGCGTAGATGGCGGACAGTCTCTTCATGCTGCACGCTTGTTTGTAAGAATTCCTGCAAAACATCACATCATGTGGTTTAGGCAGCAGCCCTATAACGCAGAGATGACGGTATTATCAGAAAACATGGGAGGACCTCGCCGCGGTCTGGCCCGTTTTTCTGGGTCTTTTTCGGAGTCGGTGGTTATGGAGTAAGATGGAGATCACCGGCGCAGCAAACAGGCCGAGCATCTGCAGAGCCCCAAATACTGAGGAGTAGACATCTAGGTGGAGAAGACACTGTTAATTGGAGGACCACCCTGAAGAGCACCAGGACTAATGATGACACTGGAGGGAAATGGTTGAGGGCGCTCACCTGACTGACTCCAGCGACCCTCCTCCTGACTCTGAAGATGGGAGTTCACCGAAGAGACGTAGAAGTAGATCCAGGTGAGCAGCGTGGAGTCGGACAGCAGATGGAGCAGGAACGTGGGGCTGACGAGACTTTCCAGCAGAGGTGACTGGGCAGGAGCTGGGTGGAACAGAAGCAGGTCAGCGGGTGGTTCATGATGGAGCAGGACCCCCACCCCCCAAATGCCTAGTCCTCATGGTGTTGTCTTCTTCTGGTCCTCTTTGGCTCCTTGCACCAAGGCCCATTCTGGGTTCAGAACCTGGTTGGCCATAGTTGCTGTCCCCGGGACAGATCTCTCTATGATACAACTGGTGCCTTGGTTTTTAGATGAAGCTCTTCTGTCAGAAGAGACCTCACCCTGGTCCTGGCCGCCTGAAGGTGACTAGTAGATGATGGTGGTGGTTACCGTCCGGCCTCTTGAAGCTCAGCGTCCTCCTGAAGCTCAGGATTCTTTCTCTGTCCTTTAGAGAGTTCTGGAACTTGTGTTTCAGAGACTTCTGGCACCACTCATCCTCCTGGGGCTTCTTCTTGTTCATGGCCTCGTAGCAGTTCAGCCGCAGACTGACACTGAGGAGACACAGCAAGCTTGTTGTGACCATCTGCACCAATCACTACAACTCTCAACATCTTCAGATACAGTGAGTTACTTGGGACAAAACCACTACAGGTGGGATAGTGTGACCCACCAGAACCCGGAGTCCTCACCTGTACATGGTGTCCTCTTTCTCTCTAGGTGGGCTGAGGCACCAGCAAAGAGTACTGTTCAGGACCATCGCACAGGACATGGTCCCGTATCCTAAAATTATGGGGACAATGGGGATCCCCGAAAAATAAATGACCTAAACAAAGAGAGGGAGCAAAACTGTAAGGCTGAAATCTTACATCACCATAAAGATATACCACTGGATCAGGGACTGAGCGCTATATATACCACTGGACCACCAGGGACTGAGCGCTATATATACCACTGGACCACCAGGGACTGAGCGCTATATATACCACTGGACCACCAGGGGCTGAGCGCTATATATACCACTGGATCAGGGACTGAGCTCTATATAAACCACTGGATCAGGGACTGAGCTCTATATATACCACTGGACCACCAGGGACTGAGCGCTATATATACCACTGGACCACCAGGGACTGAGCGCTATATATACCACTGGACCACCAGGGACTGAGCGCTATATATACCACTGGACCACCAGGGGCTGAGCGCTATATATACCACTGGACCACCAGGAACAGAGCGCTATATATACCACTGGACCACCAGGAACAGAGCGCTATATATACCACTGGATCAGGGACTGAGCTCTATATAAACCACTGGATCAGGGACTGAGCTCTATATATGACACTGTACCACCAGGGACTGAGCTCTATATATGACACTGGACCACCAGGGGCTGAGCTCTATATAAACCACTGGACCACCAGGGACTGAGCGCTATATATACCACTGGACCACCAGGAACAGAGAGCTATATATACCACTGGACCACCAGGAACAGAGAGCTATATATACCACTGGACCACCAGGAACAGAACGCTATATATACCACTGGACCACCAGGAACAGAGCGCTATATATACCACTGGACCACCAGGA from Bufo bufo chromosome 7, aBufBuf1.1, whole genome shotgun sequence encodes:
- the LOC121007577 gene encoding phosphatidylinositol transfer protein beta isoform-like, producing the protein MVLIKEFRVCLPISVEEYQVGQLFSVAEASKDNTGGGEGIEVLKNEPYERDGEKGQYTHKIYHLQSKVPSFVKMLAPEGSLVFHEKAWNAYPYCRTIVTNEYMKDDFFIKIETWHKPDFGTLENVHGLDAETWKEVEVVPIDIADRSEISEDDYKPEEDPAAFRSEKTGRGPLNKDWMKEVQNNPSCPHMCAYKLVTVKFRWWGLQGRMEKFIHKQEKRLFTNFHRQLFCSLDRWVDLSMDDIRRMEDETQRELDEMRQKGTVRGMTAKDE
- the LOC121007556 gene encoding large neutral amino acids transporter small subunit 4-like, coding for MGRIMRRWILSSALVETLLFSGCLLGWNSLSPILIDVGVLSQDCHSDLERSEERSNDTGRAEAVSSMAELILGSRSNKPQDPCTSQEQSLTLGFTVGTFFIWGAFLPLQLLLGYVHIRSLRQIGGALVSVSCLMLVYCLVKPQTLSLFLPFALIAQGLGGSCVLFSSLMLPHILEDVGPLFPSLVIASFSASATIFTIIKVIYFSGIPIVPIILGYGTMSCAMVLNSTLCWCLSPPREKEDTMYSVSLRLNCYEAMNKKKPQEDEWCQKSLKHKFQNSLKDRERILSFRRTLSFKRPDAPAQSPLLESLVSPTFLLHLLSDSTLLTWIYFYVSSVNSHLQSQEEGRWSQSDVYSSVFGALQMLGLFAAPVISILLHNHRLRKRPRKTGQTAARNSYKQACSMKRLSAIYALRSLLVIGFGISCLIPSLQLQVVSFILHVAIRASMFLVSSTLYLSVFPGQHFGALLGINTFISSILSLVQYPIFLLLMGPLRGDPFWIHGTFLALSLAAVALPIHRMVTYNQRHRRPLSRPIHLHKVTPPTTTEA